In Rhodospirillales bacterium, a single window of DNA contains:
- a CDS encoding [protein-PII] uridylyltransferase: MTRRPLIPKAGTIVSRRALDEALAARDRNDGPGALAVLRETLGSGREEIHRRLDANAPGMELTAGMSLLMDEIIKALMRHVSERMAPNANRLKGERIAVIAVGGYGRAELAPFSDIDLLILLPYKATPWLEQVIERALYLLWDLGLKVGHAVRGIDDTIRRARDDMTIRTAILEARFLWGDRSLYRTLERRLGRDIVAGSGPEFVRAKLEDRDNRHLRLGDSRYVLEPDVKEGKGGLRDLHTLYWIAKYLYRVKRVSELTGIGVLTKAELARFRRASDFLTRVRCHLHVIGGRAEERLTFDLQTEIAQRMGFSGSRSQRAVERFMRRYFLVAKDVGDLTRIFGAAIEDSQVGPGRRPRYGIRRDEIEGFPVDGGRITVPSRQHFTENPRDLIRMFHVAQTEGVDLHPRALWLMTQNVRLVDAGLRADPEANRLFMEILTARERPDAALRAMNEAGVMGRFLPDFGRVVGQMQHDMYHVYTVDEHSIRAIGVLSAIEYGEIADELPLATGIFPKILQRRVLYLAVLLHDIAKGREGDHSILGAAVADRLGPRLGFSDEETETVSWLVRYHLLMSNTAFRRDLADPQTIEDFAATVQSVERLRLLLVLTVADIRAVGPKVWNGWKGQLLRELYCRGEEALSGGHGDVIDKKLRVAALTDAVRQGLDTWDPRAVDVHIGRLVAPYWLAFDTRSHLRHAAMIRQAESDGDEVSCAVETRIDTFQAVTEVTVFTPDRRGLFARLAGAIAVAGASIVDARIFTTLDGMALDTFRVQDGQSRAFDEDRRLDRLRDTIRRTVRGEIDLEAEAAGRRARWQRGPRLEVRQRVLIDNNASTKHTLVEVTARDRPGLLFDLANAITEAGLSIVTARVATYGERAVDAFYLRNNFGLRITSTAQLDGLREALLAVVANDPLDLSGAAE, encoded by the coding sequence ATGACCAGACGCCCCCTCATTCCCAAAGCCGGCACCATCGTCAGCCGCCGTGCGCTCGACGAGGCGCTTGCCGCACGCGATCGCAACGACGGGCCGGGTGCGCTTGCCGTGCTGCGCGAGACGCTCGGGAGCGGGCGCGAGGAAATCCACCGCAGGCTCGATGCCAACGCGCCCGGGATGGAGTTGACCGCGGGCATGAGCCTCCTGATGGACGAGATCATCAAGGCGCTGATGCGGCATGTGAGCGAACGCATGGCACCGAACGCCAACCGGCTCAAGGGCGAGCGCATCGCGGTGATCGCCGTGGGCGGCTACGGCCGGGCGGAACTGGCACCGTTCTCCGACATCGATCTCCTGATCCTGCTGCCCTACAAGGCGACGCCGTGGCTCGAGCAGGTCATCGAGCGGGCGCTCTATCTGCTGTGGGATCTGGGCCTCAAGGTCGGCCATGCGGTGCGCGGCATCGACGACACGATTCGCCGTGCCCGGGACGACATGACGATCCGCACGGCCATCCTGGAGGCGCGCTTCCTGTGGGGCGACCGCAGCCTCTACCGCACGCTGGAGCGGCGTCTCGGACGCGACATCGTTGCGGGCTCGGGCCCGGAGTTCGTGCGCGCCAAGCTTGAGGACCGCGACAACCGCCACCTCAGGCTCGGCGACTCCCGCTATGTGCTCGAACCCGACGTGAAGGAGGGCAAGGGCGGCCTGCGCGATCTCCACACGCTCTACTGGATCGCGAAGTATCTCTACCGGGTGAAACGGGTCTCGGAACTGACCGGGATCGGCGTGCTGACGAAGGCGGAGCTGGCACGCTTCCGCCGCGCATCCGATTTCCTGACCCGGGTGCGCTGCCACCTCCATGTCATCGGCGGGCGGGCCGAGGAACGGCTGACCTTCGACCTTCAGACCGAGATCGCCCAGCGCATGGGGTTCTCGGGAAGCCGCAGCCAGCGCGCGGTCGAACGGTTCATGAGACGTTACTTCCTGGTCGCCAAGGACGTCGGCGACCTCACGCGCATCTTCGGCGCGGCGATCGAGGACAGCCAGGTCGGTCCCGGACGGCGGCCACGCTATGGCATCCGGCGTGACGAGATCGAGGGCTTTCCCGTCGACGGCGGCCGCATCACCGTGCCCAGCCGCCAGCACTTCACCGAGAACCCGCGCGATCTGATCCGCATGTTCCACGTCGCCCAGACCGAGGGCGTCGATCTGCATCCCCGTGCGCTCTGGCTGATGACCCAGAACGTGCGGCTGGTCGATGCCGGCCTGCGCGCCGATCCGGAAGCCAATCGCCTGTTCATGGAGATCCTGACCGCGCGCGAGCGACCCGATGCCGCGCTGCGCGCGATGAACGAGGCCGGCGTGATGGGCCGCTTCCTGCCCGACTTCGGGCGCGTTGTCGGGCAGATGCAGCACGACATGTATCACGTCTATACGGTCGACGAGCATTCGATCCGGGCGATCGGCGTGCTCTCGGCCATCGAATATGGCGAGATCGCCGACGAGCTGCCGCTGGCGACCGGGATCTTCCCGAAAATCCTGCAGCGCCGCGTGCTCTACCTCGCCGTCCTGCTGCACGACATTGCCAAGGGACGCGAGGGCGATCATTCGATCCTGGGCGCGGCGGTGGCTGATCGTCTCGGCCCGCGCCTGGGCTTCAGCGACGAGGAGACCGAGACCGTCTCCTGGCTGGTGCGCTACCACCTGCTGATGTCGAACACCGCCTTCCGGCGCGATCTGGCCGACCCGCAGACCATCGAGGACTTCGCCGCGACCGTGCAGTCGGTCGAACGCCTGCGTCTGCTTCTGGTGCTGACGGTGGCGGATATCCGGGCCGTCGGCCCGAAGGTGTGGAACGGCTGGAAGGGCCAGCTGCTGCGCGAGCTCTACTGCCGCGGCGAAGAGGCGCTGTCGGGCGGGCATGGCGATGTCATCGACAAGAAGCTGCGCGTCGCCGCCCTGACCGACGCCGTGCGCCAGGGCCTCGACACCTGGGACCCGCGGGCCGTCGACGTCCACATCGGCCGGCTGGTCGCGCCCTACTGGCTCGCCTTCGACACCCGGTCCCATCTGCGCCACGCCGCCATGATTCGCCAGGCCGAAAGCGACGGGGACGAGGTGTCGTGCGCCGTCGAGACACGGATCGACACCTTCCAGGCCGTGACCGAGGTCACGGTGTTCACGCCCGACCGGCGTGGCCTCTTCGCCCGGCTCGCCGGTGCCATCGCGGTGGCCGGTGCCAGCATTGTCGATGCACGCATCTTCACCACTCTGGACGGCATGGCGCTCGATACCTTCCGGGTCCAGGACGGGCAGAGCCGAGCCTTCGACGAGGACCGCCGCCTCGATCGGCTGCGCGACACGATCCGGCGCACGGTGCGCGGCGAGATCGATCTCGAGGCCGAGGCGGCCGGGCGACGCGCGCGCTGGCAGCGCGGGCCACGGCTCGAGGTCCGGCAGCGCGTGCTGATCGACAACAACGCCTCGACCAAACACACCCTGGTCGAGGTCACCGCGCGCGACCGCCCGGGCCTGCTGTTCGATCTCGCCAACGCGATCACCGAGGCCGGGCTGTCGATCGTGACGGCGCGTGTGGCGACCTATGGCGAACGCGCGGTCGACGCGTTCTATCTGCGCAACAACTTCGGTCTCAGGATCACCAGCACGGCCCAGCTCGACGGTCTGCGCGAGGCCCTGCTTGCCGTGGTCGCGAACGACCCGCTCGACCTCTCCGGTGCCGCGGAGTGA
- the mutS gene encoding DNA mismatch repair protein MutS, with protein MMAQYWQIKRENPQTLLFFRMGDFYELFFDDAMHAAGALDIALTERGKHLGENVPMCGVPVHAAETYLERLIRAGFKVAICEQMEDPAEARKRGARSVVKRDVTRIVTPGTITEDTLLDARRSNHLAALARAQDEMALSWIEMSTGAFAVEPVTAAGLPTLLERVAPAELVLSETLFDDPDLHETLTPWRERLSPEAAARFDSRAGERRLKALFGVASLDAFGSFGRVELAAMGGLVAYVELTQKGKVPRLAPPHRQAAGETMAIDAATRRNLELTQALDGSRKASLLGVMDRTVTGAGARLLGHRLAAPLTDPEAIGRRLDAVAALADDRTLRENLRAALATVPDLERALGRLALGRGGPRDLVAIREGLKAGDALAARLRDVEGLPDELARAVTGLGTTPGPVDHLDRALIDEPPPIARDGGFVRAGYRDELDEARTLRDDSRRHIAALQSRYQESTGVSALKVRHNNMLGYYVETAQAHAGKLDRETFIHRQTMANAMRFTTVELGELESGIARAADHATAQELAIFETLLAEVLAADREIAAAAAALAVIDVAAGLAELAVERDYARPQVTCDRGVTITQGRHPVVEALADPARGQAFVANDCRLEDEARLWLLTGPNMAGKSTFLRQNALIAVMAQTGSFVPAQAARIGVVDRLFSRVGAADDLARGRSTFMVEMVETAAILNQATDRSLVILDEIGRGTATFDGLSLAWATLEHLHETNRCRALFATHYHELTALAARLDALRPYTMRVKEWQDDIVFLYEVGQGAADRSYGIHVARLAGLPQAVIHRAEEVLQTIESGEQGSTLVRLADDLPLFQAARTVPAPTAGPPSGPSPLELALDDVRPDELTPRQALELIYRLKDLHDG; from the coding sequence ATGATGGCGCAGTACTGGCAGATCAAGCGGGAGAACCCGCAGACGCTGCTGTTTTTCCGCATGGGCGATTTCTACGAGCTCTTCTTCGACGACGCCATGCACGCCGCGGGCGCGCTCGACATCGCGCTGACCGAGCGCGGCAAACATCTGGGCGAGAACGTGCCGATGTGCGGCGTTCCCGTGCACGCCGCCGAGACCTATCTGGAGCGCCTGATCCGGGCCGGCTTCAAGGTCGCCATCTGCGAGCAGATGGAGGACCCGGCCGAGGCCAGGAAGCGCGGTGCCAGGTCGGTCGTGAAACGGGACGTCACCCGCATCGTGACGCCCGGCACGATCACCGAGGACACGCTGCTCGATGCCCGCCGGTCGAACCATCTGGCGGCCCTGGCCCGGGCGCAGGACGAGATGGCGCTCAGCTGGATCGAGATGTCGACCGGCGCCTTCGCCGTCGAGCCCGTGACGGCGGCCGGTCTTCCGACCCTGCTGGAACGGGTCGCGCCGGCCGAACTGGTGCTCTCGGAGACCCTGTTCGACGACCCCGATCTTCACGAGACGCTGACGCCCTGGCGCGAACGGCTCTCACCCGAAGCCGCGGCACGCTTCGACAGCCGGGCCGGCGAACGCCGCCTGAAGGCGCTCTTCGGCGTTGCCTCGCTCGATGCCTTCGGATCGTTCGGGCGCGTCGAACTGGCCGCCATGGGCGGGCTGGTTGCCTATGTCGAGCTGACCCAGAAGGGCAAGGTGCCGCGCCTGGCACCGCCCCACCGCCAGGCCGCGGGCGAGACCATGGCGATCGACGCCGCGACCCGGCGCAACCTGGAGCTGACGCAGGCGCTCGACGGCAGCCGCAAGGCCAGCCTCCTGGGCGTCATGGACCGCACGGTGACCGGAGCGGGAGCACGCCTGCTGGGCCATCGGCTGGCCGCGCCGCTGACCGATCCCGAGGCGATCGGTCGCAGGCTCGATGCAGTCGCCGCGCTGGCCGACGACCGCACCCTGCGCGAGAACCTGCGTGCGGCGCTGGCCACAGTGCCCGATCTGGAGCGTGCGCTCGGCCGGCTTGCCCTGGGCCGCGGCGGTCCGCGCGACCTCGTTGCGATCCGCGAGGGCCTGAAGGCCGGCGACGCCCTGGCTGCCCGGCTGCGCGACGTCGAGGGCCTGCCGGACGAACTTGCCCGCGCTGTCACGGGCCTTGGCACCACGCCGGGGCCGGTCGATCACCTCGACCGCGCGCTGATCGACGAGCCGCCGCCGATCGCCCGCGATGGCGGTTTCGTGCGCGCGGGCTATCGTGACGAACTCGATGAAGCCAGAACGCTGCGCGACGACAGCCGTCGCCATATCGCCGCACTGCAGTCGCGTTATCAGGAATCCACGGGCGTCAGCGCACTCAAGGTGCGGCACAACAACATGCTCGGCTACTACGTCGAGACCGCCCAGGCGCATGCCGGGAAGCTCGATCGCGAGACCTTCATCCATCGCCAGACCATGGCAAACGCCATGCGCTTCACCACCGTGGAGCTGGGCGAGCTGGAGTCCGGGATCGCACGCGCCGCCGACCATGCCACGGCGCAGGAACTCGCGATCTTCGAGACGCTGCTCGCCGAGGTCCTCGCGGCCGACCGGGAGATTGCAGCGGCTGCCGCCGCGCTGGCCGTGATCGATGTTGCGGCGGGCCTTGCCGAACTGGCGGTCGAGAGGGATTACGCCCGCCCCCAGGTGACCTGCGATCGCGGCGTCACCATCACCCAGGGTCGCCACCCGGTGGTCGAGGCCCTCGCCGACCCGGCCAGGGGCCAGGCTTTCGTCGCCAACGACTGCCGTCTGGAGGACGAGGCCCGGCTGTGGCTGCTGACCGGCCCCAACATGGCGGGCAAGTCGACCTTCCTGCGCCAGAACGCCCTGATCGCGGTGATGGCGCAGACGGGCAGCTTCGTGCCCGCGCAGGCCGCCCGGATCGGCGTGGTCGACCGGCTGTTCAGCCGGGTCGGTGCGGCCGACGATCTGGCGCGCGGACGCTCGACCTTCATGGTCGAGATGGTCGAGACCGCCGCGATCCTGAACCAGGCAACCGATCGTTCGCTTGTCATCCTCGACGAGATCGGCCGCGGCACCGCGACCTTCGACGGTCTCTCGCTCGCCTGGGCGACGCTGGAGCACCTGCACGAGACCAACCGCTGCCGCGCGCTCTTCGCGACGCATTATCACGAGCTCACCGCACTGGCCGCACGGCTCGACGCGCTCAGGCCCTACACCATGCGTGTGAAGGAATGGCAGGACGACATCGTCTTTCTCTATGAGGTCGGACAGGGTGCTGCAGACCGCAGCTACGGCATCCACGTCGCCCGGCTCGCCGGCCTGCCCCAGGCCGTCATTCATCGCGCCGAAGAGGTGCTGCAGACCATCGAGTCCGGTGAGCAGGGCAGCACCCTCGTCCGCCTGGCCGACGACCTGCCCCTCTTCCAGGCCGCCCGGACGGTGCCCGCGCCGACGGCCGGTCCGCCATCGGGCCCGTCGCCCCTGGAACTTGCCCTCGACGATGTCAGACCCGACGAGCTGACACCGCGCCAGGCGCTGGAGCTGATCTACCGTTTGAAGGATCTCCATGACGGCTGA
- the ltaE gene encoding low-specificity L-threonine aldolase — protein sequence MTDAYPAPGTEPVRNTAGTIDLRSDTVTRPDAAMRQAMAEAEVGDDVYGDDPGVNALEAHVAGMMGKEAAVFCTSGTQSNLAAMLSHCRRGDELIAGTGYHVLAAEAGGSAALGGIVHCALPPGADGGLEPDDIEAAIKPDDMHYPISRLLCLENTMGGKVQAGHRLADAAAVARRHGLAVHLDGARMMNAVTVLGGTPSDLAQYADTVSLCLSKGLGAPCGTVLSGPADVIARARRQRKLLGGAMRQAGVLAAAGLHALNNNVARLADDHANARRLAEGLATLPGFTVDPDACQTNMVFVTLPEESWGSILARVADAGVTTARHSRHLRLVCHKDVDAGDIDRTLEAFQQAAQS from the coding sequence ATGACAGACGCCTATCCCGCCCCCGGCACCGAACCGGTCCGCAACACAGCCGGCACGATCGACCTGCGCAGCGACACGGTCACCAGGCCCGACGCCGCAATGCGCCAGGCGATGGCCGAGGCCGAGGTCGGCGACGACGTCTACGGCGACGATCCCGGCGTCAATGCGCTGGAAGCGCACGTCGCCGGCATGATGGGCAAGGAGGCCGCGGTCTTCTGCACCTCGGGCACCCAGAGCAACCTCGCGGCCATGCTGTCGCACTGTCGGCGCGGCGACGAACTGATCGCCGGGACGGGCTATCACGTGCTCGCGGCCGAGGCCGGCGGCAGCGCGGCGCTGGGTGGCATCGTGCACTGCGCCCTGCCGCCGGGTGCGGACGGCGGGCTTGAACCCGACGACATCGAGGCCGCGATCAAACCCGACGACATGCACTATCCCATCTCGCGCCTGCTCTGCCTTGAGAACACCATGGGCGGCAAGGTGCAGGCCGGGCATCGGCTGGCGGACGCCGCAGCGGTCGCGCGCCGCCATGGCCTTGCGGTCCATCTCGACGGCGCCCGCATGATGAACGCGGTCACGGTGCTCGGCGGCACCCCGTCCGATCTGGCGCAGTACGCCGACACGGTCTCGCTCTGCCTCTCGAAGGGTCTTGGCGCACCCTGCGGCACCGTTCTTTCTGGGCCGGCCGACGTGATCGCACGGGCGCGCCGCCAGCGGAAACTGCTCGGCGGCGCGATGCGCCAGGCCGGCGTGCTGGCCGCTGCCGGCCTGCATGCGCTCAACAACAACGTGGCGCGGCTGGCCGACGACCACGCCAACGCACGGCGCCTTGCCGAGGGGCTGGCGACGCTGCCCGGCTTCACGGTCGATCCCGATGCCTGCCAGACGAACATGGTCTTCGTCACGCTGCCCGAAGAGAGCTGGGGGAGCATTCTGGCGCGGGTTGCCGACGCCGGTGTCACGACGGCCCGGCACAGCCGGCACCTGCGTCTGGTGTGCCACAAGGACGTCGACGCCGGCGACATCGACCGCACGCTGGAGGCTTTTCAACAGGCCGCGCAGTCGTAA
- a CDS encoding GTP-binding protein: MSLVPVTVLTGFLGAGKSTLLQHILKQPGFVRTAVIVNEFGEIGIDGALLMKEEEQLVAMTSGCLCCTIRGDIRATLADLLRRRANGDVPPFERIVVETTGLADPAPVIHTLMSDPMLAGDCALGGVVTVVDTVHGADTLNRHTESVKQVAVADRLVLSKTELARNPASRRQLDALRTTLRRLNPAAPILERHAADFSCERLFDTALYDPLTKSTDVRRWLQAEAYEQDDHDHGHRHHDINRHGADIEAFCLTLDEPMDPVHFTTAFELLAGHQGDDLLRVKGIVHLSDTPGQPMVFHGVQHIFNTPVRLPAWPDDDRRSRLVFITRGIRRQTIADYLAAWGGRIAEA, encoded by the coding sequence ATGTCCCTGGTTCCCGTCACTGTCCTCACAGGCTTCCTCGGAGCCGGCAAGTCGACACTGCTCCAGCACATCCTCAAGCAGCCCGGCTTCGTCCGTACGGCGGTGATCGTCAACGAGTTCGGCGAGATCGGGATCGACGGCGCACTTCTCATGAAGGAGGAGGAGCAGCTCGTCGCCATGACCTCGGGTTGCCTGTGCTGCACCATCCGCGGCGACATCCGCGCCACCCTCGCCGACCTGCTGCGGCGACGCGCCAACGGTGACGTACCACCCTTCGAACGGATCGTCGTGGAGACCACCGGGCTGGCCGATCCGGCGCCGGTCATTCACACGTTGATGTCCGACCCGATGCTGGCCGGCGACTGCGCACTGGGTGGCGTGGTGACCGTTGTCGATACCGTCCACGGTGCCGATACGCTGAACCGCCATACAGAAAGCGTGAAGCAGGTTGCTGTGGCCGACCGGCTCGTGCTGAGCAAGACGGAACTGGCCAGGAACCCCGCTTCCCGCCGTCAGCTGGACGCGCTGCGGACGACCCTGCGCCGGCTCAACCCGGCAGCGCCCATCCTGGAGCGTCATGCAGCGGACTTCTCATGCGAGCGCCTGTTCGACACGGCGCTCTACGACCCGCTGACGAAGTCGACCGACGTGCGCCGCTGGCTCCAGGCCGAAGCCTACGAACAGGATGACCACGATCACGGCCATCGCCACCACGACATCAACAGGCATGGTGCGGACATCGAAGCGTTCTGCCTGACGCTCGATGAGCCGATGGACCCGGTCCACTTCACGACTGCGTTCGAGCTGCTCGCCGGACACCAGGGTGACGACCTGTTGCGCGTGAAGGGCATCGTCCACCTGTCCGACACGCCCGGGCAGCCCATGGTCTTTCACGGCGTGCAGCACATCTTCAACACGCCCGTGCGCCTGCCCGCATGGCCCGACGACGACCGCCGTTCCCGTCTGGTCTTCATCACCCGCGGCATCAGGCGCCAGACGATCGCGGACTATCTGGCGGCCTGGGGCGGACGCATCGCTGAGGCCTGA
- a CDS encoding DUF1826 domain-containing protein has product MLLHNRIELSSTTTDDAGAFVPADSPDVLNDIVDDTIDLALWHRPVPPELDAWIRALPAGQLPVTHEVVAPNEVAARVRAACREAGHDGDDPVRMLAQDIAGLAGRFCRVAGLAEVDLRLAAIHHDACKRFHRDRMPLRLIATYRGPGTELVPQDHAADALNRQADYDGPLHVVEHGTVALFRGSAAGDVGVVHRSPPITGMGISRLLLCLSTPFQSIFTGSD; this is encoded by the coding sequence ATGTTGCTGCATAACAGAATCGAGCTGTCGAGCACCACGACGGATGACGCTGGGGCGTTCGTTCCCGCGGACTCGCCCGACGTACTCAACGACATCGTCGACGACACGATCGACCTCGCGCTCTGGCACCGTCCAGTGCCGCCCGAACTCGACGCGTGGATCCGGGCTCTGCCGGCCGGACAGCTTCCGGTAACCCATGAGGTGGTGGCACCGAACGAGGTCGCCGCACGCGTCCGAGCCGCCTGCCGGGAGGCCGGCCATGATGGTGACGATCCGGTCCGAATGCTGGCGCAGGATATCGCCGGTCTGGCGGGTCGGTTCTGCCGCGTGGCCGGCCTCGCAGAGGTCGATCTGCGGCTCGCAGCCATTCATCATGACGCCTGCAAGCGTTTCCATCGCGACCGCATGCCCCTTCGGCTGATCGCGACCTATCGTGGGCCCGGCACAGAACTGGTGCCACAGGACCATGCGGCGGACGCTCTGAACCGGCAGGCCGACTACGATGGCCCGCTGCACGTCGTGGAGCATGGAACCGTCGCCCTGTTTCGAGGATCGGCGGCCGGGGACGTCGGCGTGGTCCATCGCTCGCCGCCGATCACCGGGATGGGGATTTCGCGCCTGCTGCTCTGCCTCTCCACGCCCTTCCAGAGCATCTTCACCGGTTCAGATTGA
- a CDS encoding NADP-dependent malic enzyme gives MSDQVRVSDAEALRFHAEGRPGKLAIAPTKPLDTARDLSLAYSPGVAAPCLEIHRDPGLVFNYTSRGNIVAIVSNGTAVLGLGNLGALGAKPVMEGKAVLFKRFADIDGIDIEIDSEDVDEIVQTVRLISPTFGGVNLEDIKAPECFIIEQRLRELVDIPIFHDDQHGTAIICLAGVINALGIAGKDLRDCKVVCNGAGAAGIACLELIKARGLPHDNAVLCDSRGVVYQGRETGMNQWKSAHAIETDARTLEDAMVDCDIFLGVSVKDAVTREMVASMADNPIIFAMANPDPEITPEDAIAVRDDAIVATGRSDYPNQVNNVLGFPYIFRGALDVRATTINDAMKIAAAEAIAALAREDVPDEVASAYTAGFLRFGPDYIIPKPFDPRLISRVPPAVARAAMDTGVARRPIGDMEDYRAQLSGRLSPVAGRMYDVFESARARQARIVFAEGEEEKTIRAAALWRDQGLGHPVLVGREAPILERMEALGVSRDGIGIANAAEVDDRNRYVELVYAKMQRRGALVRDCQRWISLDRNIFAAAMLAAGDADAMVTGVTRSYAGALSNVRRVLNPRDGHIVFGMTMLVTGSHTLFVADSTINEAPDAGEIADIAVQAAHKVRSFGLEPRVALMSFSNFGGRGARQTAHLRGALDILWTRGVDFEVDGEMAPDTALDPEFLQYYPFTRLSGTANVLIMPNLHAANISYKLVEAMEGAHVIGPILLGLEKPVQIVRLGATVNDLLNMAALAAIDLPD, from the coding sequence ATGTCCGATCAGGTCAGGGTGAGCGACGCCGAAGCCTTGCGTTTCCATGCGGAGGGGCGGCCCGGCAAGCTCGCCATCGCGCCCACCAAGCCGCTCGACACGGCACGCGATCTTTCGCTCGCCTATTCGCCGGGCGTTGCGGCTCCATGCCTGGAGATCCATCGCGATCCCGGCCTTGTCTTCAACTACACCTCGCGCGGCAACATCGTTGCCATCGTCTCCAATGGCACGGCGGTGCTGGGCCTGGGCAACCTGGGTGCGCTCGGCGCCAAGCCGGTCATGGAAGGCAAGGCGGTGCTCTTCAAGCGCTTCGCCGACATCGACGGCATCGACATCGAGATCGACAGCGAGGACGTCGACGAGATCGTCCAGACCGTTCGCCTGATCAGCCCGACATTCGGCGGCGTGAACCTCGAGGACATCAAGGCACCGGAGTGTTTCATCATCGAGCAGCGCCTGCGCGAGCTGGTCGACATCCCGATCTTCCATGACGATCAGCACGGCACGGCCATCATCTGCCTTGCCGGCGTGATCAACGCACTCGGGATCGCCGGCAAGGATCTCCGCGACTGCAAGGTGGTCTGCAACGGTGCCGGCGCTGCGGGCATCGCCTGCCTGGAGCTCATCAAGGCGCGCGGTCTGCCGCACGACAACGCGGTGCTCTGCGACTCCAGGGGCGTCGTCTATCAGGGCCGCGAGACCGGCATGAACCAGTGGAAGTCGGCCCATGCGATCGAGACCGACGCCCGGACGCTGGAAGATGCCATGGTCGATTGCGACATCTTTCTCGGCGTCTCGGTCAAGGATGCGGTGACCCGGGAGATGGTCGCCTCGATGGCCGATAATCCGATCATCTTCGCCATGGCGAACCCGGACCCGGAGATCACGCCCGAGGATGCGATAGCGGTGCGCGACGATGCGATTGTCGCCACCGGCCGGTCCGACTATCCGAACCAGGTCAACAACGTCCTGGGCTTCCCCTACATCTTCCGTGGCGCGCTCGACGTCCGGGCGACGACGATCAACGACGCCATGAAAATTGCCGCGGCCGAAGCCATCGCCGCGCTCGCCCGCGAGGACGTGCCCGACGAGGTCGCCTCGGCCTACACAGCCGGTTTTCTGCGCTTCGGTCCCGACTACATCATCCCCAAGCCGTTCGATCCCCGGCTGATCAGCCGGGTGCCCCCGGCAGTTGCCAGGGCTGCCATGGACACGGGCGTCGCCCGCCGGCCGATCGGCGACATGGAGGACTACCGCGCCCAGCTCTCAGGCCGGCTGTCGCCGGTCGCCGGCCGCATGTACGACGTGTTCGAGAGCGCCCGCGCCAGGCAGGCCCGTATCGTCTTCGCCGAGGGCGAGGAAGAGAAGACCATCCGCGCCGCGGCCCTGTGGCGCGACCAGGGTCTCGGTCATCCCGTTCTGGTCGGCCGCGAAGCGCCGATCCTCGAGCGCATGGAGGCGCTCGGCGTGAGCCGGGACGGAATCGGGATTGCCAACGCCGCCGAGGTCGACGACCGCAACCGCTATGTCGAGCTTGTCTACGCCAAGATGCAGCGTCGCGGCGCGCTGGTGCGCGATTGCCAGCGCTGGATCAGCCTGGACCGCAACATCTTCGCTGCCGCCATGCTGGCAGCCGGCGATGCCGATGCCATGGTCACAGGCGTCACGCGCTCCTATGCCGGTGCGCTGTCGAACGTCCGGCGCGTGCTGAACCCTCGTGACGGCCACATCGTCTTCGGCATGACGATGCTGGTGACCGGGAGCCACACGCTGTTCGTGGCCGATTCGACGATCAACGAGGCACCGGACGCCGGGGAGATTGCCGACATCGCCGTGCAGGCCGCCCACAAGGTGCGCTCCTTCGGACTGGAACCGCGCGTCGCCCTGATGTCGTTCTCGAACTTCGGCGGCCGCGGCGCCCGGCAGACGGCGCATCTTCGCGGCGCGCTCGACATCCTTTGGACACGCGGTGTCGACTTCGAGGTCGACGGCGAGATGGCACCTGACACGGCGCTCGACCCCGAGTTCCTGCAATACTATCCGTTCACCCGACTGAGCGGCACGGCGAATGTCCTGATCATGCCCAACCTCCATGCCGCCAACATCTCCTACAAGCTGGTCGAGGCGATGGAGGGCGCGCACGTCATCGGGCCGATCCTGCTGGGGCTTGAGAAGCCGGTCCAGATCGTCCGGCTCGGTGCCACCGTGAACGATCTCCTCAACATGGCTGCGCTCGCCGCCATCGACCTTCCGGACTGA